In Rhodothermus marinus DSM 4252, a single genomic region encodes these proteins:
- the hemH gene encoding ferrochelatase, producing the protein MTPRQFLKHYRYDERLVRGGYFPSAPLTVDPGETVGVVLLNLGGPERVEDVEPFLYNLFMDPAIIDIPLKGIARHWLCRLIARLRAKKVGKDYEMIGGGSPLNRLTREQAQALERLLNRRFGQPAGVHFRTYIAMRYWHPFSEEAAAQMQAEGVDKVVLLPLYPQYSKTTTGSSLLYWWTLEQTGEIPRWPTTYVYEYAAHPKYIQALSERIDEALQRFPKSVRSEVHLVFSAHGTPLVEMKERRDPYCCLIHSTVDRVMAYRKHDLPYHVSFQSKVGPGEWLTPSTPDKLAELAQQGVRAVLMVPVAFVTDHIETSFELDIEVREEAEQFGIIHYEVMPALNCHPLFIEALAEVTVAQLRLPVPPETAGVAGDGAPATTPYSIRPLDELPRYHPRVRKTRCHQCEHITEARCWIPSECEPAPENAESTAPPKPSVHSKRPAS; encoded by the coding sequence ATGACGCCCCGGCAGTTTCTGAAGCACTACCGATACGACGAGCGTCTGGTTCGTGGCGGGTATTTCCCTTCGGCACCGCTTACGGTCGATCCTGGGGAGACGGTGGGTGTGGTGCTGCTCAATCTGGGCGGGCCCGAGCGCGTGGAGGATGTGGAGCCCTTCCTCTATAACCTGTTCATGGACCCGGCCATCATCGACATCCCGCTGAAGGGCATTGCCCGTCACTGGCTCTGCCGCCTGATCGCCCGGCTGCGTGCGAAGAAGGTGGGCAAAGACTACGAGATGATCGGGGGCGGCTCGCCGCTGAATCGACTGACGCGGGAGCAGGCGCAGGCGCTGGAACGGTTGCTGAACCGGCGCTTCGGGCAGCCGGCCGGGGTGCATTTCCGCACCTATATCGCCATGCGCTACTGGCATCCGTTCAGCGAGGAGGCGGCCGCGCAGATGCAGGCCGAAGGGGTGGACAAGGTGGTGTTGCTGCCGCTCTATCCGCAGTATTCCAAGACGACCACCGGCTCGTCGCTGCTTTACTGGTGGACGCTGGAGCAGACGGGCGAAATTCCGCGCTGGCCCACCACCTACGTGTACGAATACGCGGCGCATCCCAAGTACATTCAGGCGCTCAGCGAGCGGATCGACGAGGCGCTGCAGCGCTTTCCGAAGTCCGTGCGCTCCGAGGTGCACCTGGTCTTCAGTGCGCACGGCACGCCGCTTGTCGAGATGAAGGAGCGGCGCGATCCGTACTGCTGCCTGATCCACTCCACGGTGGATCGGGTGATGGCCTACCGGAAGCATGACCTGCCCTACCACGTGTCGTTCCAGAGCAAGGTGGGGCCGGGGGAGTGGCTGACGCCGAGCACGCCCGACAAGCTGGCCGAGCTGGCGCAACAGGGCGTGCGGGCCGTGCTGATGGTGCCGGTGGCGTTCGTGACCGACCATATCGAAACGTCCTTCGAGCTGGACATCGAAGTGCGGGAAGAGGCCGAGCAGTTCGGCATTATCCATTACGAAGTGATGCCGGCGCTCAACTGCCACCCGCTGTTCATCGAGGCGCTGGCCGAGGTGACCGTGGCGCAGCTCCGGCTGCCGGTGCCGCCCGAGACGGCCGGTGTCGCAGGGGATGGAGCGCCGGCCACGACGCCTTATTCGATCCGTCCGCTCGACGAACTGCCCCGCTACCATCCACGCGTGCGCAAGACGCGTTGCCACCAGTGCGAGCACATCACCGAGGCGCGGTGCTGGATTCCCTCGGAGTGCGAGCCGGCACCTGAGAACGCCGAAAGCACGGCGCCGCCGAAGCCTTCCGTTCATTCCAAACGGCCTGCTTCGTAA
- the rnr gene encoding ribonuclease R, translating into MARRKKSTQKKTKTARKKRLPTRPQIRRAILSLLRNNAHKAFRPKELAKLLDLRDYEAYQRFWEVLSELEHQHLVARVKGGRYTYERRPYRVEGILRVHPQGYGFVEIEGQEDEDIYISEAHMGTALDGDRVLVGLAAPARGDRRREGEVLKVLERRRKQAVGTFYPRGAYAFVVPDDPRLTRDIYVPREAFNGARAGDKVVVSIDRFDDPKASPEGRVLEVLGPASDPRVQVLALALSKDVRTGFPEAALKEAERIPDTIPEREYRRRLDLRDRAVFTIDPSDAKDFDDALHLRRLPNGHIEVGVHIADVSYYVRPGSALDEEAYQRGTSVYLVDRVIPMLPEKLSNQVCSLRPGEDKLTYSVLMELTPSARVVRYQIRETVIHSRQRFTYEEAQAIIDGADHPLAEPVRLAHELAQKLRKARMEAGAIDFDLPEVKVELDEAGNPIRIYRKERLAAHQLIEEFMLLANRLVAETIGKRTEAPPFVYRIHDRPDAEKIRQLAQYVRVFGYHLELTEDGTVSSKALNELLQHVKGTPEEPVIEEAALRAMAKARYSTQNIGHYGLAFDFYTHFTSPIRRYPDLMVHRLLKQYLKKAEKAPVVDADELEARCRHCSERERAAEEAERDSVRFKQVQYMQQHVGERFRGVVSSVTNFGVFVELEDVLVEGLVHVRDMGDDYYEYDERRYTLRGMYSGKRYRPGDVVEVVVVRADPATRQIDLRFVEPATDGEAPTPRRRRRRRKRAQAPGAGR; encoded by the coding sequence TTGGCACGCCGTAAGAAATCCACGCAGAAGAAAACAAAAACGGCCCGAAAGAAACGCCTGCCCACTCGTCCGCAGATCCGGCGGGCAATCCTCTCGCTTTTGCGCAACAATGCGCATAAGGCGTTTCGGCCGAAAGAACTGGCCAAGCTTTTAGATCTCCGCGATTACGAGGCCTATCAGCGCTTCTGGGAGGTCCTTTCAGAGCTGGAGCATCAGCACCTGGTCGCCCGCGTCAAGGGAGGCCGCTACACCTACGAGCGCCGGCCCTATCGCGTGGAGGGCATCCTGCGCGTGCATCCGCAGGGCTACGGCTTTGTGGAGATCGAAGGCCAGGAAGACGAAGACATCTACATCAGCGAAGCGCACATGGGCACGGCGCTCGACGGCGACCGCGTGCTGGTGGGCCTGGCCGCCCCGGCCCGTGGCGACCGCCGCCGGGAGGGCGAGGTGCTCAAAGTCCTGGAACGCCGCCGGAAGCAGGCCGTCGGGACGTTCTACCCGCGCGGCGCCTATGCCTTCGTGGTGCCCGACGATCCGCGCCTGACGCGCGACATCTACGTGCCCCGCGAGGCCTTCAACGGCGCCCGCGCCGGCGACAAGGTGGTGGTCTCCATCGACCGCTTCGACGATCCCAAAGCCTCGCCCGAAGGGCGCGTGCTCGAAGTGCTCGGTCCGGCCAGCGATCCGCGCGTTCAGGTGCTGGCGCTGGCGCTCAGCAAGGACGTGCGCACCGGCTTCCCCGAGGCCGCGCTCAAAGAAGCCGAGCGCATCCCCGACACCATTCCCGAGCGCGAATACCGTCGCCGGCTGGACCTGCGCGACCGCGCGGTCTTTACGATCGACCCCTCCGACGCCAAGGACTTCGACGACGCGCTGCACCTGCGGCGCCTGCCCAACGGCCACATCGAAGTCGGCGTCCATATCGCAGACGTCAGCTACTACGTGCGACCCGGCTCCGCCCTCGACGAAGAAGCCTACCAGCGCGGCACGAGCGTCTATCTCGTGGATCGCGTAATCCCCATGCTTCCCGAAAAACTCTCCAACCAGGTCTGCTCGCTGCGGCCGGGGGAGGACAAGCTGACCTATTCGGTGCTCATGGAGTTGACGCCCTCGGCCCGGGTCGTGCGCTATCAGATCCGTGAGACCGTCATCCACTCGCGCCAGCGTTTCACCTACGAGGAAGCCCAGGCCATCATCGACGGCGCCGATCATCCGCTGGCCGAGCCGGTACGCCTGGCCCACGAACTGGCCCAGAAGCTCCGCAAAGCCCGCATGGAAGCCGGGGCCATCGACTTCGATCTACCTGAAGTAAAAGTTGAACTGGACGAGGCCGGCAACCCGATCCGTATCTACCGCAAAGAGCGGCTGGCGGCCCATCAGCTCATCGAGGAATTCATGCTGCTGGCCAATCGGCTGGTGGCCGAAACGATCGGCAAACGGACCGAAGCACCGCCTTTCGTCTACCGCATTCACGACCGGCCCGACGCCGAGAAAATCCGCCAGCTGGCGCAGTACGTGCGCGTCTTCGGCTATCATCTGGAGCTGACCGAAGACGGCACCGTCTCCTCGAAAGCGCTCAACGAGCTGCTCCAGCACGTGAAGGGCACGCCCGAAGAGCCGGTCATCGAGGAAGCGGCCCTGCGGGCCATGGCCAAAGCCCGCTACTCGACGCAGAACATCGGCCATTACGGGCTGGCGTTCGATTTCTACACGCACTTCACCAGCCCCATCCGGCGCTATCCGGACCTGATGGTGCATCGCCTGCTCAAGCAATACCTGAAGAAGGCGGAAAAAGCCCCGGTCGTCGACGCCGACGAGCTGGAGGCCCGTTGCCGGCACTGCTCCGAGCGTGAGCGGGCCGCCGAAGAGGCCGAGCGCGACTCGGTCCGCTTCAAGCAGGTGCAGTACATGCAGCAGCACGTGGGCGAGCGCTTCCGGGGCGTGGTCAGCAGCGTGACGAACTTCGGCGTGTTCGTCGAACTCGAAGACGTGCTCGTCGAGGGCCTGGTGCACGTGCGCGACATGGGCGACGACTACTACGAGTACGACGAGCGGCGTTACACGCTGCGCGGCATGTACTCCGGCAAACGGTACCGGCCGGGCGACGTGGTCGAGGTGGTGGTCGTGCGGGCCGATCCGGCCACGCGTCAGATCGATCTGCGCTTTGTGGAGCCTGCAACCGACGGCGAAGCGCCTACGCCGCGTCGTCGCCGTCGTCGGCGAAAACGCGCGCAAGCGCCCGGCGCTGGGCGCTGA
- the hemL gene encoding glutamate-1-semialdehyde 2,1-aminomutase, giving the protein MQLSRSRALFERAQRVIPGGVNSPVRAFGSVGGTPPFIAQAQGAYIEDVDGNRYIDYVGSWGPMLFGHADPDVVRAIQEAAARSPSFGAPTELEVRVAELICELVPSIEMVRLVNSGTEATMSAVRLARAYTGRPKIIKFEGHYHGHADFFLIAAGSGALTYGQPNSPGVTPGTAQDTLLARFNDLQHVEQLVEANAGEVAAIILEPVAGNMGCVPPEPGFLEGLRALCDRHGILLIFDEVMTGFRVARGGAQERYGVLPDLTTLGKVIGGGLPVGAYGGRREIMEYVAPKGPVYQAGTLSGNPLAMAAGYAVLRKIADTPDLYERLERFGAALEEGVRENLKGLGLDLYFTRVGAMATLFFTSERVVDYETARRCDTRRFARYFHAMLEEGIYLPPSQFEAFFFSTAHGERELEQTLSAQRRALARVFADDGDDAA; this is encoded by the coding sequence ATGCAGCTGTCGCGGAGTCGGGCGCTTTTCGAGCGGGCCCAACGGGTAATCCCGGGCGGTGTCAATTCGCCGGTCCGTGCCTTCGGTAGCGTGGGCGGCACCCCGCCGTTCATCGCACAGGCACAGGGCGCCTACATCGAAGACGTCGACGGCAACCGCTACATCGACTACGTCGGCTCCTGGGGGCCGATGCTCTTCGGCCACGCCGATCCCGACGTGGTGCGGGCCATTCAGGAAGCGGCTGCGCGTTCCCCTTCGTTCGGCGCGCCCACCGAGCTGGAAGTGCGCGTGGCCGAACTCATCTGTGAGCTGGTGCCGTCGATCGAAATGGTACGGCTGGTCAACTCGGGCACCGAGGCGACCATGAGCGCCGTGCGCCTGGCCCGCGCCTACACGGGGCGTCCCAAGATCATCAAGTTCGAAGGGCATTACCACGGGCACGCCGACTTTTTCCTGATCGCGGCCGGAAGCGGAGCGCTCACCTACGGCCAGCCCAACTCGCCGGGCGTGACGCCGGGCACGGCGCAGGATACGCTGCTGGCCCGCTTCAACGATCTACAGCACGTCGAGCAACTGGTGGAAGCCAACGCCGGTGAGGTGGCCGCCATCATTCTGGAGCCGGTGGCCGGCAACATGGGCTGCGTGCCGCCGGAGCCAGGCTTCCTGGAAGGACTGCGGGCGCTCTGCGACCGACACGGCATCCTGCTCATCTTCGACGAGGTGATGACGGGCTTCCGGGTGGCACGAGGCGGGGCACAGGAACGCTACGGTGTGCTGCCCGATCTGACCACCCTCGGCAAGGTGATCGGCGGCGGGCTCCCGGTGGGGGCCTACGGCGGACGGCGCGAGATCATGGAGTACGTCGCGCCGAAGGGACCCGTCTATCAGGCCGGCACGCTGTCGGGCAACCCGCTGGCCATGGCGGCCGGCTATGCCGTGCTCCGGAAGATCGCCGACACGCCGGATCTGTATGAGCGGCTGGAACGCTTTGGCGCTGCGCTGGAGGAGGGCGTCCGCGAAAACCTGAAAGGGCTGGGGCTGGATCTGTACTTCACGCGCGTGGGCGCCATGGCCACGCTGTTCTTCACGTCGGAGCGCGTCGTGGATTACGAAACGGCCCGCCGCTGCGACACCCGGCGCTTCGCCCGCTATTTCCACGCCATGCTGGAAGAGGGCATCTACCTGCCGCCGTCTCAGTTCGAGGCGTTTTTCTTTTCGACGGCCCACGGCGAGCGCGAGCTGGAACAGACGCTCAGCGCCCAGCGCCGGGCGCTTGCGCGCGTTTTCGCCGACGACGGCGACGACGCGGCGTAG